DNA sequence from the bacterium genome:
ATATGCTCAAGGAGAAACTGATCGATGAGCAGACCGCCGTCATGCGCCTGGCGCCGTCCCAGCTCGATGAACTGCTCCACCCGATCGTCGATCCGGCAGCCGAAAAGAAAGCCGTGGCGATCGCCAAGGGCCTGCCTGCGGGTCCCGGCGGTGCTTGCGGTCAGATCGTCTTTACTGCGGCCGATGCCGTGGCGTGGGCTAAACAGGGCAAGAAGGTATTGCTGGTTCGCGAAGAGACCAATCCTGAAGATGTCGAGGGCATGCGCGCTGCCGAGGGCATCCTCACCGGCCGCGGCGGCATGACCTCCCATGCGGCGCTCGTGGCCCGCGGCTGGGGCAAATGCTGCATCGTCGGCTGCTCGGCGCTCCACATCGACACCGCCAAAAAAACCATGAAAATCGACGGCAAGGAGTACAAGGAGGGCGATTGGTTCACCCTCAATGGCACCCGGGGCCACGTCTATACCGGCCAACTGGGCATGATCAACGCCTCCGAGAATCCCCGCTTCGTCCAGTTTATGAAGCTGGTCGATAAAAATCGCCGCATGAAGGTGCGCACCAACGCCGACACCCCTGATGACGCCAAAAAAGCACTCGAGTTCGGCGCCCAGGGCATCGGCCTCTTCCGCACCGAGCACATGTTCTATGGAAAGAATTCGGAGAAGCCCCTCTTCGCCCTGCGCAAGATGATCATCTCCAAAACCGAAGCCGAGCGCCGCAAGGCGCTTGATGAACTCTTCCCCTATGTGAAGAAGGACATCAAGGCCACCCTGGAGGTGATGGACGGTCTGCCGGTGACGATCCGTCTGCTCGATCCGCCCCTGCATGAATTCGTGCCCCAGGAGGCTGAGAAGCGCACCGAGCTGGCCAAGTCGCTGGGCATCGATGCCGCCGAGTTCATCAAACGCGTCGAAGGACTGCACGAAACCAATCCAATGATGGGCCATCGCGGCGTCCGCCTCGGCGTCACCTTTCCCGAGATCACCGAGATGCAGGTGCGCGCCATTTTCGAGGCCGCTGTCGAGCTGACCCAGGCGGGCAAGAAGGTCCATCCGGAGATCATGGTGCCGGTAGTGTGTCACGAGCGTGAACTGATCGATCAGAAGGTTCTTGTCGACCGGGTTTACGCCGAGGTTTGCGCCAAGTACAAGGTCAAGGCGATCAAGTATATGTACGGGACGATGATCGAAATCCCGCGCGCCGCCCTCCAGGCGGGCAAGATCGCCGGCACGGCCGAGTTCTTCTCCTTCGGCACCAACGACCTGACCCAGATGGGCTTCGGTTTCTCGCGCGACGATATCGGCGGCTTTGTGCCCGATTACGTCGAGAAGCGAATCCTGCCGGCCGATCCCTTCAATATTCTCGATCAAGAAGGCATCGGCGAACTGGTGCAGATCGCGATCGAGCGCGGCCGCAAGGCCCGACCGGGCCTCAAGATCGGCATTTGCGGCGAACACGGCGGCGAGCCCTCCTCGGTGGAGTTTTGCCACCGCGCGGGCATGGATTATGTCTCCTGCTCGCCCTACCGCGTCCCCATCGCTCGACTGGCGGCTGCCCAGGCGACGATCCGCGAAAAGAAGTAAGTTCGTTTCACCGCATCCAGCCCCGGGGTCTGCAGGCCCCGGGGCTTTTTATCGATTGCCCCCAGAATGGAATAAGAGAACGAGAAGTCTGTCGAGTGGACAACAAGAAAAGATTGCGCATTTTTTGCGACTTTGACGGCACCATCGCCAAACGCGATGTGGGCAATCTCGTCTTTGCCCATTTTGGCAGCGAAAGCCGCTGGTGGCGGTTGGTCGGACTCTGGCGGCAGGGTCGGCTGGAGGGCCGCGAGATGTGGCGGCGCCAGGCCGAATCCATGCGTCTGACCGAGGCGGAACTGGACGCCTTTGTCCGGCCTTTGGTCATCGACGCCACGTTTGCCTCCCTGGTGGCCTACTCCCGCGAGCGGCACTTTCCACTGGCGGTAGTCAGCGACGGCATGGATGCCTATATTGCACGCATCCTTGCTGCGCATGGATTCTATGGGATTCCCCTGCGCACCAACCGGATGATCCTGGAGCCGGAAGGCCGCGTGCGGCTCGAGTTTCCTTGGTATGGCCTCGGCTGCGGCCAGTGCGCCAACTGCAAGGGTCTCCACGTCCGCAGCGAGCGCCGACCCGGCGAGACCACGGTTTATATCGGCGACGGCCGCTCCGATATCTGCGGAGCCCGCGAGGCCGATATTGTCTTCGCCAAAAAGGAACTGCTTGCATGGTGCCGCGAGACCGGCCGGCCGCATTACGCTTTCACTTCGTTCGCCGATGTCCTGGCTCAGCTGCAGCGGGACGAAACCGAGTGAGCGGCCGGATGTGGCGCTTTTTTCCCCTGAAAAGGCTTGCTTATAAGGGTTTGGTTTTCTAAGTTGATTTGAGAAAAGGAGAGAACCTTGGAGATCCAATTCTTCGGTGGTGTGCAGTCCGTAACCGGAACCATGCATGTCTTGACGATCCGCGGCCAAAAGATACTGCTCGATTGCGGCCTCTATCAGGGCAAACGGGATGAGTCGTTCCAGCGTAACCGGGAACTCCCCTTCGACGCTAGGAGCATCAACGCCATGGTCCTTTCCCATGCTCATATCGATCATAGCGGCAATATTCCCCAGCTGGTCAAGCTCGGCTACTCCGGTCCCGTCTATTGCACCCATGCCACCCGCGATCTCTGCAGTATCATGCTGCAGGATGCCGGGCATATCCAGGAGAAGGACGTCGAGTTTGTCAATAAGAAGCGCGTTCGCAGCGGCATGAAGCCCGTCATGCCCCTTTATACCGCGCACGATGCGCTGAAAGCAATGAACCAGTTCATCAGCGTGGGGTATGAGCGCACGATGCCGATTGCCGATGGAGTCTCCGTTACCTTTTTCGATGCCGGGCATATCCTCGGCTCAGCGATCACGCGACTCGACATCAACGACGACGGCAAGCCCCTCACCCTGATCTTCAGCGGCGACCTCGGCCGGCCGGGCATGCCGATCCTGCGCGATCCGACCATTTTCCAGGAAGCCGATATCCTCTTCACCGAGAGCACCTACGGCGGCCGCTTCCATGACGACTATAGCACCGTCAACCAGAAGCTGGCCCAGGCAGTCAATGACACCATCCAACGCGGCGGCAAGATCATCATCCCCGCCTTCTCGGTCGGCCGCACCCAGGAGATCGTCTTTGCGCTGCACCAGCTCACCCTGGCCGGCGAAATCCCGGAAATCCCGGTCTTCGTTGACAGTCCCCTCTCGGTCAACGCCACCGCGGTCTTCAGGGCCCACCCCGAATGCTATGATGAGGAGACCGCCGAGTTGCTCGAGCGCACCGACGATGTCTTCGGCTTCCGGAAGCTCCACTATGTCGAAACGGTCGAAGAGTCCAAAAAACTGAATGACCTACGACAGCCCAGTATAATCATCTCCGCCTCGGGCATGTGCGAAGCCGGACGGATCCTGCACCATCTGCGCAACAACATCGAGGACGAGCGCAATACCATCCTCATCGTCGGCTTTATGGCCGAGAATACGCTCGGCAGGAGACTGGTGGAGCAGGAGCCCTCGGTCAGGATCTTCGGCGAGGAATTCCGACTCGCGGCCCAGGTGGTCAAACTCAACGCCTTCAGCGCCCACGCCGATCACCGCGAGCTGATCCAGTGGATCAGCCACTTCGACCGGGAGAAACTGGACCATCTCTTCATTTTGCACGGCGAACTCACGGGCAGCGAAGCGCTGGCACAGGGACTGGCCAGCCTGGGACTGAAAGAGGTGCGGATTCCCGAACGCGGAGAAAGTGTTGAGGTTCATGCCTGATAAAAAAGCCCGGAGAGGTGATGCCTTTCCGGGCGAAAACGGGGCCCCCTTCGGGTTCTGCCGCTGCGCGGCTATTTTTCAATGATATTACGGTAGACCTGCGCATGCACCGGATCGATGACCATCAGCGTGCGCAGGGGCGTTTTATCCTGAGCGCGGCGGAAGACCTCGACCATTTCAATGTAATGCGCATTGAGAAACATCTTGGCGTATTCGTTGTCCGGTTCCTTCGACACGATCTTGTCGAGCATCTCAACGGCCTTGCCGATAAACTGGCGGGCTTTGGCATTGTCCTCCTTGACCAGCGAGAGGCCGTAAAAGTAGTAATCGACCATTTCACGGAAAGGCAAATGCTGTTGGCTCGTTAAATAGGTAATCTGCTCCAGCCTGCGATCCCATCCCTCAATGTACCGGCCCAGCCCGAACTTGCTCTGTTCTGCGATATTTTTGGCCTTGAGAAAATAATCCGTGCCACCCAGGCTCGACCATTTGTCGAATTCCATGCCCAGGATGATATAGACGAAATAGTCGAGCATGCTGGTGAAGGAATTCATGACATTCTCGTCGTGGTTGAGGATGTCGGTGCTTTGATAGGCGAATCGCCAGCGCTTGTCGCTCAGCTGCATGTCATACTTGTTGCTGATGACGATCTGGCCCTTGTAACGCTCCTCGGCGCTGGTGCTCATATCCTCGAGAATGAGTTGGACATCGAGGTAGACGATGGTGTTCCAGGGATCGTTGGTCCAGTTGTAGGCATTAAGATAGTGCTCCACCTTCTCCTTGAAATCGCGCAGTTTGTCCTGACGGTCCAGCGGCAGGGTGCGCAGGTCTGTTGTAACGACCGCTTCGATCCGCTGCGCATGGAGGGTGCCGGCGGTGAAGAGCAGGAGGAGCAGCAGCACCATTATGCTGCGACCGGTTGTATGGGGGAACTGAGGCATGAAAGACTCCGGATTGGGGCGCGTTCAGGGGCCGGTACGGCGGCCGCCGGCCCTACCCTATAATATTCCACATTTTTACGATTATTACAAGCTTTTTCCTCTTGCAGGTAAACGCGGAAGAGGTCTCCGGCGTTCCCTGCTGATTTTGTTTCTGCTGCCAGCGGCGGATCCCGCGGGTCTGCAGGCCGTGGAGGATCCTGCTCCAGGATGCCGCTGGCAAGCCATGGGCGGGGCGGGTGTCGCCAGTGTTCTCCTGCGGGAAGCCGTCTGGCAGAATCCGGCCGGTCTCGCCGGCGCCCCGCTCTGGCGGTTGAGCAGCACGCTGAGCCGTCCCTTTGGCCTCGCTGAGCTCGCCAGCGGGCAGCTCGGCGCCAGCCGGTCCTGGCGCACGGCAGGGCTTGCCGCAGCCTGCTGTTATTACGGTTGTTCCGCCTGCCGGGAAATCACCACCGCCTGCGGTCTCGGTCATGCTTTCGCCCCCGGCCTGGCCTTCGGTTTGACCTTGCGCCATCTGCGCATCGCCATCGAACGCTATGGAACGGCCAGCGCCCTGCTCTGCGATTTCGGCGGCCAGCTCCGCTGCTCCGGCCGCCTGTGCGCAGGCTTTTGTTTGCGCAATCTTGGCAACGCCGTCATCGGCCGCTGCCGGGAAGAACTGGCCCAATCGCTGCAGAGCGGTTTTGCGTACACCGCCTCACCATCCACCTCGATCAACGCCGATCTAGTCCTTGAGAAGGGGCAGACCATCGCACTGCACTGCGGCGCGGAGTACCTGCTGAATGAACGGTTGGCATTGCGCGCCGGATTCAATTCCGCCGGGCAGCGGTTCGCCGCGGGTTTTGCGCTGCAGCTTCAGGCTCTGGACATCGAATACAGCGTCACAACCCACCCCTGGCTCGGTCTCAGCCATCAGTGCGGGCTCTCCTGGTCCGCCGGCGTGCGGAGGGAGAGGAGGGTGCCATGAAGGCGCGCCTGCTGGCCGCGGCCCTGGTGTTTTTGGGCAGTGGTGCCCTCCGCGGACAGGAAGAAGCGTGGGAAGAACTGATCGATCCGGAGACGGCCGAGGAGCGGGTCGAGTCGCTCATCGAATTTCTGGAGTGGCGCGAGGGGCATCCTCTTGACATCAATCGCGCCCGCGCCGGCGACTGGCTGGAGTTCCCCTGGATCGATACCGCCACCGCCTCTGCTCTGGTTGCCGCGCGCCACGCTTCGGGCGGCTTTCGCCGCGTCAGCGATCTGCAGGCGATCCCGGAGCTCGACGAGGCGGAGTACCGTCGTCTGCTGCCTTACCTTTCCTGCCCGCTGCCGGGGGGCCGAAGGAAGGCCCTGAGTCTGGAGGGGCGGCACCGCTGGACCCTGGCCCGGCCGCAGGAGGCGGGCGCTGCGCTCTATGCAGGGAGTGCGGCGCGCCTCTACCAGCGCCTGCGTTTCCGGATGGGGCAGACCTTCTCGGGCGGAATGCTCTGCGAAAAGGACCCCGGCGAAAAATCTCCCGCTGATTTGTTTCGCGGCGGCCTCCTCGTGGAGATGCCCTGGCTCTCCAGCCGGCTGTGCCTGGGATCCTTGCGGATCGAAAGCGGCCGCGGACTGCTCTTTTCCGGCCGCACCGCGTGGGGCAGCGGCACGGATCCCGTCGCGGGATTCCGGCCGCATGCGCTCCAGCTGCGCCCCTCCTTGTCGGCCGGCGAAAACGGCGGCCTCGATGGCGCTGCCCTGACTATCGGGGGGTGGAGCAATGAGCTGCTCCTTTTCGCCGGGCACGCAAGCTGGGATGCCACTCTGGAGGGCGAATGCATCCGGGCGCTGCAGTGGAGCGGCCTGCACCGTAGTGCGGCGGAACAGGCCGCCAGAGGCGCGCTGCATGCGAGCAGCTATGGTCTGCGGCTGCAGCGCCGATTCGGGGGACGCCTGCGCCTGGCCGCAGCCTGGCAGGAGGCGCACTATTCCCGCGCGTTTGCCGTGGATCCGGCCCTTGAAAAGCGGCATGCCTTCAGCGGGCGCCGCAACTGGAACAAAGGGCTCGAGGCAGAACTGCAGCTCAGCAGTATGACCGGTTTTGCGGAAGCGGCGCTTTGCCGCAGCGGTGGTGCTGCTCTGGAAGCCGGAGCGCTGCTGCATGGGAGATGGGGTGAGGGCCTGCTGCTCTTTCACCGCCATGGCGCGGCATATCACCGCCTGCTCGGGGCAAGCGACGAGGAGCTGCGAAATACAACGGGCGGGCGCCTCGCTCTGCGTTTCGATCTGCCGCGGCGGATCCGGCTCGCCGCCGCCTGCGAAATCGGCCGTAACCTCGCGCCCGCCTGGCGCCAACCTATGCCGGCCATCCCGACTACTCGCTATACCCTGACACTGAGCTGGCAGCCCCTGCCGGCATTAACCTGCCTGCACCAGCTCCGCTGCAAGGAGAACACGCTGATCGAGGCGACAGAAGACGGCTTCGGCAACGACATCAAGGGCTGGTGCAGCCGCCGTCTCTGGAGCGCTGCGTCCCAGCTGGAATATCAGACAGGCCGGATGCGTTGGCGCACCCGCCTGGAGTATCGCCGCTTCCGGATCGCCGCGAAGGGCCTGGCCAGGCTGGCCGCTCCCGACAGCAGTGGCTGGATGCTCTAC
Encoded proteins:
- the ppdK gene encoding pyruvate, phosphate dikinase; this encodes MPKTKFVYSFGGGKAEGTAKMKELLGGKGANLAEMANLGIPVPAGFTITTEMCTYYYEHGKKYPADLEKDVAAAMTAVEKIMGAKFGDVENPLLLSVRSGARSSMPGMMETVLNVGLTSKTIKGLIKKTSNERFAYDAYRRLIMMYSDVVMEKAAGIEPAEGKGIRQQLEHIMAALKKEKGYASDTDMTAADLKKLVEAFKAKIKEVLGKSFPDDPQKQLWGGIGAVFQSWNGKRAIAYRRIEGIPDEWGTAVNVQAMVFGNMGDTSATGVAFTRNPANGENKFYGEWLINAQGEDVVAGIRTPAPLNEATKNEQNKHMASLQKAMPKTYKDLDTIRTNLEKHYKDMLDIEFTIQEGRLWMLQCRVGKRTGTAALNMAMDMLKEKLIDEQTAVMRLAPSQLDELLHPIVDPAAEKKAVAIAKGLPAGPGGACGQIVFTAADAVAWAKQGKKVLLVREETNPEDVEGMRAAEGILTGRGGMTSHAALVARGWGKCCIVGCSALHIDTAKKTMKIDGKEYKEGDWFTLNGTRGHVYTGQLGMINASENPRFVQFMKLVDKNRRMKVRTNADTPDDAKKALEFGAQGIGLFRTEHMFYGKNSEKPLFALRKMIISKTEAERRKALDELFPYVKKDIKATLEVMDGLPVTIRLLDPPLHEFVPQEAEKRTELAKSLGIDAAEFIKRVEGLHETNPMMGHRGVRLGVTFPEITEMQVRAIFEAAVELTQAGKKVHPEIMVPVVCHERELIDQKVLVDRVYAEVCAKYKVKAIKYMYGTMIEIPRAALQAGKIAGTAEFFSFGTNDLTQMGFGFSRDDIGGFVPDYVEKRILPADPFNILDQEGIGELVQIAIERGRKARPGLKIGICGEHGGEPSSVEFCHRAGMDYVSCSPYRVPIARLAAAQATIREKK
- a CDS encoding MtnX-like HAD-IB family phosphatase, producing MDNKKRLRIFCDFDGTIAKRDVGNLVFAHFGSESRWWRLVGLWRQGRLEGREMWRRQAESMRLTEAELDAFVRPLVIDATFASLVAYSRERHFPLAVVSDGMDAYIARILAAHGFYGIPLRTNRMILEPEGRVRLEFPWYGLGCGQCANCKGLHVRSERRPGETTVYIGDGRSDICGAREADIVFAKKELLAWCRETGRPHYAFTSFADVLAQLQRDETE
- a CDS encoding MBL fold metallo-hydrolase; this encodes MEIQFFGGVQSVTGTMHVLTIRGQKILLDCGLYQGKRDESFQRNRELPFDARSINAMVLSHAHIDHSGNIPQLVKLGYSGPVYCTHATRDLCSIMLQDAGHIQEKDVEFVNKKRVRSGMKPVMPLYTAHDALKAMNQFISVGYERTMPIADGVSVTFFDAGHILGSAITRLDINDDGKPLTLIFSGDLGRPGMPILRDPTIFQEADILFTESTYGGRFHDDYSTVNQKLAQAVNDTIQRGGKIIIPAFSVGRTQEIVFALHQLTLAGEIPEIPVFVDSPLSVNATAVFRAHPECYDEETAELLERTDDVFGFRKLHYVETVEESKKLNDLRQPSIIISASGMCEAGRILHHLRNNIEDERNTILIVGFMAENTLGRRLVEQEPSVRIFGEEFRLAAQVVKLNAFSAHADHRELIQWISHFDREKLDHLFILHGELTGSEALAQGLASLGLKEVRIPERGESVEVHA
- a CDS encoding DUF4835 family protein, with translation MPQFPHTTGRSIMVLLLLLLFTAGTLHAQRIEAVVTTDLRTLPLDRQDKLRDFKEKVEHYLNAYNWTNDPWNTIVYLDVQLILEDMSTSAEERYKGQIVISNKYDMQLSDKRWRFAYQSTDILNHDENVMNSFTSMLDYFVYIILGMEFDKWSSLGGTDYFLKAKNIAEQSKFGLGRYIEGWDRRLEQITYLTSQQHLPFREMVDYYFYGLSLVKEDNAKARQFIGKAVEMLDKIVSKEPDNEYAKMFLNAHYIEMVEVFRRAQDKTPLRTLMVIDPVHAQVYRNIIEK
- a CDS encoding helix-hairpin-helix domain-containing protein; amino-acid sequence: MKARLLAAALVFLGSGALRGQEEAWEELIDPETAEERVESLIEFLEWREGHPLDINRARAGDWLEFPWIDTATASALVAARHASGGFRRVSDLQAIPELDEAEYRRLLPYLSCPLPGGRRKALSLEGRHRWTLARPQEAGAALYAGSAARLYQRLRFRMGQTFSGGMLCEKDPGEKSPADLFRGGLLVEMPWLSSRLCLGSLRIESGRGLLFSGRTAWGSGTDPVAGFRPHALQLRPSLSAGENGGLDGAALTIGGWSNELLLFAGHASWDATLEGECIRALQWSGLHRSAAEQAARGALHASSYGLRLQRRFGGRLRLAAAWQEAHYSRAFAVDPALEKRHAFSGRRNWNKGLEAELQLSSMTGFAEAALCRSGGAALEAGALLHGRWGEGLLLFHRHGAAYHRLLGASDEELRNTTGGRLALRFDLPRRIRLAAACEIGRNLAPAWRQPMPAIPTTRYTLTLSWQPLPALTCLHQLRCKENTLIEATEDGFGNDIKGWCSRRLWSAASQLEYQTGRMRWRTRLEYRRFRIAAKGLARLAAPDSSGWMLYQQLGFTLGRGLALVARYQFFDARSYEIRMYIYENDLPGALALPLNYGRGCRAFLLLQCRLATALQLSARWSWQPSEPEGTGQKLRRIAARQSLGAQLDWRLPGR